One genomic window of Polyangium spumosum includes the following:
- a CDS encoding undecaprenyl-diphosphate phosphatase, translating to MTWLDALLLGALEGLTEFLPVSSTGHLILLGAWLGQHDEVAKTLDVVIQLGAVVAVVVYYRARLATLARGSLRRDPASLRLLAALAVAFTPAALVGFLLHRTIKEHLFGPGPVGLALIVGGVVMTGVDTWRRKNGAETGEDDDADLASVTLGRAAVIGLFQCFALWPGASRSMTTIMGGQLAGLRTKAAADFSFLLAIPTLGAATVYDLAKGGAALLASPSGPLSLAVGLAASFVVAWLVIAAFLRYLTRFGLAPFGVYRIALGALVLLFARP from the coding sequence ATGACCTGGCTCGACGCCCTGCTCCTCGGCGCGCTCGAGGGCCTCACCGAGTTCCTGCCCGTCTCGTCGACCGGACACCTCATCCTGCTCGGCGCCTGGCTCGGCCAGCACGACGAGGTCGCAAAGACCCTCGACGTCGTCATCCAGCTCGGCGCCGTCGTCGCCGTCGTCGTGTATTACCGCGCCCGCCTCGCCACCCTCGCCCGCGGATCCCTCCGCCGCGACCCGGCGAGCCTCCGGCTGCTCGCCGCGCTCGCCGTCGCCTTCACCCCGGCCGCGCTCGTGGGCTTCTTGCTCCACCGCACCATCAAGGAGCACCTCTTCGGCCCCGGCCCCGTTGGCCTCGCGCTCATCGTCGGCGGCGTCGTGATGACCGGCGTCGACACCTGGCGACGCAAAAACGGCGCGGAGACGGGCGAAGACGACGACGCGGACCTCGCCTCCGTCACGCTCGGCCGCGCCGCGGTGATCGGCCTCTTCCAGTGCTTCGCCCTCTGGCCCGGCGCCTCCCGCTCCATGACCACGATCATGGGCGGCCAGCTCGCCGGCCTCCGCACCAAGGCCGCGGCCGACTTCTCCTTCCTGCTGGCCATCCCCACCCTCGGCGCCGCCACCGTCTACGACCTCGCCAAGGGCGGCGCGGCCCTGCTCGCCTCCCCCTCCGGCCCGCTCTCGCTCGCCGTCGGCCTCGCCGCCTCGTTCGTCGTCGCGTGGCTCGTGATCGCCGCATTCCTGCGGTACCTCACGCGCTTCGGGCTCGCGCCGTTCGGCGTCTACCGCATCGCCCTCGGCGCGCTCGTGCTCCTCTTCGCCCGCCCCTGA